One Armatimonadota bacterium DNA segment encodes these proteins:
- the purM gene encoding phosphoribosylformylglycinamidine cyclo-ligase: MRPIGYRDVGVNVEAKEALLQRLRERIRSTFTPAVLDRVGLFSGFIRLPAEEDLILAATVDGVGTKTEVANLVGDHRVIGHDVVAHNLNDLACHGARPLLFLDYFASGRWRPEVLEAVLEGMAEACSAYGVALLGGEVAQMPDVYREDAYEVVGCAVGVVAPARMVDGSGIRPRDVLVGLGSTGLHTNGYSLARRVLLRRPEDVHRYEPELGCTRGEALLRPHRCYAQTLLALLAAFPEAVTGIAHVTGGGIRGNLVRILPAGCRARVEVCWPIPPVFRLIAREGPVEQEEMFRVFNMGVGMILCVRPDAAGEISAFLRAHGEKVWVIGEIAAGERAVEIRTEG, from the coding sequence ATGAGGCCCATCGGGTACCGGGATGTCGGGGTAAACGTGGAGGCGAAGGAGGCGCTCCTGCAACGCCTCCGGGAGCGGATCCGGTCCACCTTCACCCCCGCGGTCCTGGATCGGGTGGGCCTGTTTAGTGGGTTCATCCGCCTCCCCGCTGAGGAGGACTTGATCCTGGCGGCCACCGTGGACGGGGTGGGCACCAAGACCGAGGTGGCGAACCTGGTGGGCGACCACCGGGTGATCGGGCACGACGTGGTGGCCCACAACCTCAACGATCTTGCCTGCCACGGCGCCCGGCCGCTTCTCTTCCTCGACTACTTCGCCTCCGGACGGTGGCGTCCGGAGGTGCTGGAGGCGGTGCTGGAGGGAATGGCGGAGGCGTGCTCGGCCTACGGGGTGGCGCTCCTGGGCGGGGAGGTCGCCCAGATGCCGGACGTGTACCGGGAGGACGCCTACGAGGTGGTGGGATGCGCGGTGGGCGTGGTGGCGCCGGCCCGGATGGTGGACGGTTCCGGCATCCGCCCCCGAGACGTCCTGGTGGGGCTTGGGAGCACGGGCCTGCACACCAACGGCTACTCCCTGGCCCGACGGGTCCTCCTCCGGCGCCCGGAGGACGTGCACCGCTACGAGCCGGAACTGGGATGCACCCGCGGGGAAGCCCTCCTGCGGCCGCACCGGTGCTACGCGCAGACCCTGCTTGCCCTGCTGGCGGCCTTTCCGGAGGCGGTCACGGGGATCGCCCACGTCACGGGCGGAGGGATCCGCGGGAACCTCGTGCGCATCCTCCCCGCGGGGTGTCGGGCCCGGGTGGAGGTCTGCTGGCCCATCCCGCCCGTGTTCCGGCTCATCGCCCGGGAGGGACCGGTGGAGCAGGAGGAGATGTTCCGGGTCTTCAACATGGGGGTCGGCATGATCCTCTGCGTGCGCCCGGATGCGGCGGGGGAGATTTCCGCCTTCCTCCGAGCACACGGGGAAAAGGTCTGGGTGATCGGGGAGATCGCCGCGGGAGAGCGGGCGGTGGAGATCCGGACGGAGGGGTAA
- the purN gene encoding phosphoribosylglycinamide formyltransferase — MPGRVRLAVLVSGNGTNLQAILDACARPDYPAEVVVVVSDRPGAFALERARRAGVPAHVVDWSAFRDREAFCRQLEAVLAPYRVDLVCLAGFLRILDAHFVAAYRGRILNIHPSLLPAFGGKGMYGERVHRAVLASGARVSGCTVHLVTEAVDAGPIVLQAEVPVLPGDTPETLAARVAEQEHRIYPEAIRRLASGEVRFEDLMVRRD; from the coding sequence GTGCCCGGGCGGGTGCGGCTTGCGGTACTGGTCTCTGGAAACGGCACGAACCTCCAGGCCATCCTCGATGCCTGTGCACGGCCGGATTACCCCGCGGAGGTGGTGGTGGTGGTCTCTGACCGGCCGGGCGCGTTTGCCCTGGAGCGGGCGCGGCGGGCGGGGGTGCCGGCCCACGTGGTGGACTGGTCCGCGTTCCGCGACCGGGAGGCGTTCTGCCGTCAACTGGAGGCGGTGCTGGCGCCGTACCGGGTGGATCTGGTGTGTCTTGCGGGGTTTTTGCGCATCCTGGATGCGCACTTCGTGGCCGCCTACCGAGGCCGCATCCTGAACATCCACCCCTCCCTCCTTCCCGCGTTCGGTGGGAAGGGCATGTACGGGGAACGGGTGCACCGGGCGGTGCTGGCAAGCGGAGCCAGGGTTTCGGGCTGCACGGTGCACCTCGTCACGGAGGCGGTGGATGCAGGACCCATCGTCCTCCAGGCGGAGGTCCCCGTACTCCCCGGGGACACCCCGGAGACCCTAGCGGCCCGGGTGGCGGAGCAGGAGCACCGGATTTACCCGGAGGCCATCCGCCGGCTGGCATCGGGGGAGGTGCGGTTCGAGGATTTGATGGTGCGGAGGGACTAG
- the purH gene encoding bifunctional phosphoribosylaminoimidazolecarboxamide formyltransferase/IMP cyclohydrolase, whose product MPRALLSVTDKTGLVDFARGLWSLGFEIVSTGGTARVLREAGIPVTSVAEVTGFPEVLGGRVKTLHPAIHAAVLARRSDEEELERLGIKPVEVVAVNLYRFEEAAAANRPWEELVEEIDVGGVALIRAAAKNSDRVAVLTDPGQYGPVLEELRRTGEVLPETRRRLAVEAFRYVAGYDALIARVLAERSGQEEFPERLVWAWRRDQALRYGENPHQAAAFYRDPLAPPGSLPRAEQVGGRPLSYNNLLDADAAWRLVWEFSEPAAVVVKHANPCGCALGPTAEEALRGALRGDPISRFGGIVALNRPLDGPAARLLREVFLEVVVAPGFTPEALEILRGRQNLRILQIAPPAEEATWEIRSVLGGVLVQEPDRVTWQKETLRVVTSRVPTPEEWEDLRFAWVVCKHTKSNAVVLARGREVVGVGAGQMSRVDSVRLAVAKAGERARGAVLASDAFFPFPDGVEEAVRAGVVAIVQPGGSVRDPEVIAAAERAGCSMVFTGIRHFRH is encoded by the coding sequence ATGCCACGGGCGCTCCTGAGCGTGACGGACAAGACGGGCCTCGTGGACTTCGCCCGCGGGCTGTGGAGTTTGGGGTTCGAGATTGTGAGTACGGGCGGTACCGCGCGGGTGCTCCGGGAGGCGGGGATTCCCGTGACGTCCGTCGCGGAGGTGACCGGCTTTCCCGAGGTCCTCGGCGGCCGCGTGAAGACCCTGCACCCCGCCATCCATGCCGCGGTGCTGGCCCGGAGGTCCGATGAGGAGGAACTCGAGCGGCTTGGGATCAAGCCCGTCGAGGTCGTGGCCGTGAACCTCTATCGCTTCGAGGAGGCGGCCGCGGCGAACCGGCCGTGGGAGGAGCTGGTGGAGGAGATCGACGTGGGCGGGGTAGCCCTGATCCGGGCCGCGGCGAAGAACTCCGACCGGGTGGCGGTGCTCACGGATCCCGGACAGTACGGTCCGGTTCTGGAGGAGCTCCGGCGAACGGGGGAGGTTCTGCCCGAGACGCGGCGGCGGCTTGCGGTGGAGGCCTTCCGGTACGTGGCGGGCTACGACGCCCTGATCGCCCGCGTGCTGGCCGAGCGGAGCGGACAGGAGGAGTTCCCGGAGCGGCTCGTGTGGGCGTGGCGCAGGGATCAGGCGTTGCGGTACGGCGAGAACCCGCACCAGGCCGCGGCCTTCTATCGGGATCCCCTCGCGCCCCCCGGGAGCCTCCCCCGGGCCGAGCAGGTGGGGGGAAGGCCCCTCTCCTACAACAACCTCCTGGACGCGGACGCCGCCTGGCGGCTGGTGTGGGAGTTTTCGGAGCCCGCGGCGGTGGTGGTGAAGCACGCCAACCCGTGCGGCTGCGCGCTCGGCCCGACCGCGGAAGAGGCCCTCCGGGGAGCCCTGCGGGGAGATCCCATCAGTCGCTTCGGCGGGATCGTGGCCCTCAACCGTCCCCTGGATGGTCCGGCCGCGCGGCTCCTCCGGGAAGTGTTCCTGGAGGTCGTGGTGGCCCCGGGGTTTACGCCGGAGGCCCTGGAGATCCTCCGGGGGAGGCAGAACCTGCGGATCCTGCAAATCGCCCCTCCCGCGGAGGAGGCCACCTGGGAGATCCGCAGCGTCCTGGGAGGGGTGCTGGTGCAGGAACCGGACCGCGTGACCTGGCAGAAGGAAACGCTGCGGGTGGTGACTTCCCGGGTCCCCACCCCGGAGGAGTGGGAGGACCTGCGGTTCGCGTGGGTGGTGTGCAAGCACACCAAGAGCAACGCCGTCGTCCTCGCCCGGGGTCGGGAGGTGGTGGGGGTGGGGGCGGGACAGATGAGCCGGGTGGACAGCGTTCGCTTGGCGGTGGCCAAGGCGGGAGAGCGGGCCCGGGGCGCGGTGCTGGCCTCGGACGCCTTCTTCCCCTTCCCCGACGGCGTGGAGGAGGCCGTGCGGGCAGGGGTGGTGGCCATCGTCCAGCCGGGAGGGTCCGTGCGGGACCCGGAGGTGATCGCGGCCGCGGAGCGGGCGGGGTGCAGCATGGTGTTCACGGGCATTCGCCACTTCCGCCACTAG
- a CDS encoding phosphoribosyltransferase family protein translates to MTYVLPFQGQSNYELEIAGARRRLPLIQVSPDTWIAYYYSLGDTEVIDRAARALAPQMESCEVLVTTETKGIPLAHAIATYLGLRPYVVCRKEIRPFMLSPLVVRYKPITAKTEQELYLDGRDALKLAGRRVGIVDDIVSTGETVRAMEELVAQAGGEVVKRAALLLEGYDRDDIFHMGILPVFKLQGEGPELR, encoded by the coding sequence ATGACGTACGTGCTGCCGTTCCAGGGTCAATCGAACTACGAGCTGGAGATCGCGGGGGCCCGGAGGCGCCTCCCCCTCATCCAGGTGTCGCCGGACACCTGGATCGCCTATTACTACAGCCTTGGAGACACGGAGGTCATCGATCGGGCGGCCCGGGCGCTCGCACCGCAGATGGAGAGCTGCGAGGTGCTCGTGACCACGGAGACGAAGGGAATTCCGCTCGCCCATGCCATCGCCACCTACCTCGGCCTGCGGCCCTACGTGGTGTGCCGGAAGGAGATCCGCCCCTTCATGCTCTCGCCGCTGGTGGTCCGCTATAAGCCCATCACCGCGAAAACGGAGCAGGAGCTCTACCTGGACGGCCGGGATGCCCTGAAGCTGGCGGGCCGGAGGGTGGGGATCGTGGACGACATCGTGAGCACCGGAGAGACCGTGCGGGCCATGGAGGAGCTGGTGGCACAGGCCGGGGGCGAGGTGGTGAAGCGGGCGGCGTTGCTCCTGGAGGGCTACGACCGGGACGACATCTTCCACATGGGGATCCTCCCCGTCTTTAAACTGCAGGGGGAGGGGCCGGAGCTCCGGTGA